In Strigops habroptila isolate Jane chromosome 7, bStrHab1.2.pri, whole genome shotgun sequence, the following are encoded in one genomic region:
- the LOC115610328 gene encoding alcohol dehydrogenase class-3 isoform X1: MASGVIKCKAAVAWEAGKPLSLEEVEVAPPKAHEVRIKIVATAVCHTDAYTLSGADPEGCFPVILGHEGAGVVESVGEGVTKVKPGDTVLPLYIPQCGECKFCKNPKTNLCQKIRITQGKGLMPDGTSRFTCKGKQIYHFMGTSTFSEYTVVADISVAKIDAAAPLDKVCLLGCGISTGYGAAVNTAKVEPGSTCAVFGLGGVGLAVIMGCKIAGASRIIGIDLNKDKYTKAKEFGATECISPEDFKKPVQEVLVEMTDGGVDYSFECIGNVGVMRAALEACHKGWGVSVIVGVAAAGQEISTRPFQLVTGRTWKGTAFGGWKSVDSVPKLVTDYMSKKIKVDEFVTHTLPFDKINEAFELMHAGKSIRTVLKL, encoded by the exons ATGGCGAGCGGG GTTATTAAATGCAAAGCTGCTGTCGCCTGGGAGGCAGGTAAACCTCTGTCTCTTGAGGAAGTGGAGGTTGCTCCACCAAAAGCTCATGAAGTTCGTATCAAG ATAGTTGCCACTGCTGTCTGTCACACTGATGCCTATACTCTGAGTGGTGCTGATCCTGAAGGATGTTTCCCTGTGATCTTGGGTCACGAAGGAGCAGGAGTTGTAGAGAGTGTTGGGGAAGGAGTAACAAAAGTGAAGCCAG ggGACACTGTTCTCCCTCTCTACATCCCCCAGTGTGGAGAGTGCAAGTTCTGTAAGAATCCTAAAACAAACCTGTGCCAGAAGATAAG AATTACTCAAGGGAAAGGACTCATGCCTGATGGTACCAGCAGATTCACttgcaaaggaaagcagatctACCACTTCATGGGGACTAGCACCTTCTCCGAGTATACTGTGGTGGCTGATATCTCGGTAGCCAAGATAGATGCTGCAGCACCTCTGGATAAAGTGTGCCTGCTGGGCTGTGGCATCTCCACTGGCTATGGGGCTGCTGTTAACACTGCCAAG GTAGAACCTGGTTCTACGTGTGCCGTCTTTGGCTTAGGAGGAGTTGGGCTGGCAGTTATTATGGGCTGTAAAATAGCTGGAGCATCCCGGATCATTGGCATCGACCTTAACAAGGATAAGTACACCAAAGCCAAAGAGTTTGGAGCTACTGAGTGCATTAGCCCTGAAGACTTCAAGAAGCCTGTACAAGAGGTGCTGGTGGAGATGACCGATGGTGGTGTTGACTACTCATTTGAGTGCATTGGTAATGTTGGAGTCATG AGGGCTGCCTTGGAAGCCTGCCACAAAGGCTGGGGAGTAAGTGTGATCGTTGGAGTAGCTGCTGCTGGTCAGGAGATCTCCACACGGCCATTCCAGCTCGTAACTGGGCGGACATGGAAAGGGACTGCGTTTGGAG gCTGGAAGAGCGTAGACAGTGTACCAAAACTGGTGACTGACTACATGTCCAAAAAGATCAAGGTTGATGAATTTGTGACTCACACCCTACCTTTTGACAAAATTAATGAGGCTTTTGAGCTGATGCATGCAGGAAAGAG
- the LOC115610712 gene encoding alcohol dehydrogenase 1, whose product MSTAGKVIKCKAAVMWEANKPFSIEEVEVAPPKAHELRVKIVATGICRSDDHVITGGLVMPFPIILGHEAAGIVESVGQGITSIQPGDKVIPLFLPYCGKCSSCLNANSNLCIKTDISSSAGLMPDGTSRFTCRGKAIHHFLGTSTFTEYTVLHETAVAKIDSAAPLEKVFLIGCGFSTGYGAAVQTAKVEPGSTCAVFGLGGVGLSVVMGCKAAGASRIIAVDINSDKFAKAKELGATDCVNPKDFKKPVHEVLLEMTSHGVDYSFEVVGLTETMISALACCHYNYGVSVIVGAPPAAQNITFDPMILFTGRTWKGCVFGGWKSKDSVPKLVADYMKKKFVLDPLITHRLPFTKINEGFDLLRTGKSIRTVLVF is encoded by the exons ATGAGCACGGCAGGCAAA gttattaaatgcaaagcagcagtAATGTGGGAAGCCAATAAGCCATTTTCTATTGAGGAAGTGGAAGTTGCCCCACCAAAAGCACATGAACTTCGCGTAAAg ATCGTGGCCACAGGGATCTGTCGCTCTGATGACCATGTGATAACTGGTGGACTGGTTATGCCTTTTCCAATAATTCTTGGGCATGAAGCAGCTGGTATTGTGGAGAGTGTTGGGCAGGGAATAACTTCAATCCAACCAG GAGACAAGGTTATTCCACTCTTTCTGCCGTACTGTGGGAAGTGCAGCAGTTGTTTAAATGCCAACAGTAATCTGTGCATCAAAACTGA catttcttcaaGTGCTGGATTAATGCCTGATGGTACCAGTAGATTCACCTGTAGAGGAAAAGCAATTCACCATTTTCTCGGTACAAGCACCTTCACTGAATACACAGTACTGCATGAGACCGCTGTAGCCAAAATCGATTCTGCTGCTCCGCTGGAAAAAGTTTTTCTAATTGGCTGTGGATTTTCAACTGGTTATGGGGCTGCTGTGCAGACTGCCAAG GTGGAACCAGGCTCCACCTGTGCTGTGTTTGGCCTTGGAGGAGTTGGCCTCTCTGTTGTCATGGGCTGCAAGGCAGCTGGAGCTTCCCGCATCATTGCTGTTGATATCAATAGTGACAAGTTTGCCAAGGCCAAAGAACTGGGAGCCACAGACTGCGTCAACCCTAAAGATTTCAAGAAGCCTGTTCATGAGGTGTTGCTTGAAATGACCAGCCATGGTGTGGACTACTCCTTCGAGGTTGTCGGCCTTACCGAAACCATG ATCTCAGCCTTAGCCTGTTGCCATTACAACTACGGAGTCAGTGTGATTGTGGGAGCGCCCCCTGCGGCACAGAATATCACTTTTGACCCCATGATCCTCTTCACCGGTCGCACCTGGAAAGGCTGTGTCTTTGGAG gcTGGAAGAGTAAAGATTCAGTCCCTAAACTGGTTGCTGactacatgaagaaaaaatttgTTCTGGATCCATTAATAACCCATAGACTTCCTTTCACTAAAATCAATGAAGGATTTGATCTGCTAAGGACAGGAAAGAG TATTCGCACTGTCCTGGTGTTTTAG
- the LOC115610328 gene encoding alcohol dehydrogenase class-3 isoform X2, which translates to MVIKCKAAVAWEAGKPLSLEEVEVAPPKAHEVRIKIVATAVCHTDAYTLSGADPEGCFPVILGHEGAGVVESVGEGVTKVKPGDTVLPLYIPQCGECKFCKNPKTNLCQKIRITQGKGLMPDGTSRFTCKGKQIYHFMGTSTFSEYTVVADISVAKIDAAAPLDKVCLLGCGISTGYGAAVNTAKVEPGSTCAVFGLGGVGLAVIMGCKIAGASRIIGIDLNKDKYTKAKEFGATECISPEDFKKPVQEVLVEMTDGGVDYSFECIGNVGVMRAALEACHKGWGVSVIVGVAAAGQEISTRPFQLVTGRTWKGTAFGGWKSVDSVPKLVTDYMSKKIKVDEFVTHTLPFDKINEAFELMHAGKSIRTVLKL; encoded by the exons atg GTTATTAAATGCAAAGCTGCTGTCGCCTGGGAGGCAGGTAAACCTCTGTCTCTTGAGGAAGTGGAGGTTGCTCCACCAAAAGCTCATGAAGTTCGTATCAAG ATAGTTGCCACTGCTGTCTGTCACACTGATGCCTATACTCTGAGTGGTGCTGATCCTGAAGGATGTTTCCCTGTGATCTTGGGTCACGAAGGAGCAGGAGTTGTAGAGAGTGTTGGGGAAGGAGTAACAAAAGTGAAGCCAG ggGACACTGTTCTCCCTCTCTACATCCCCCAGTGTGGAGAGTGCAAGTTCTGTAAGAATCCTAAAACAAACCTGTGCCAGAAGATAAG AATTACTCAAGGGAAAGGACTCATGCCTGATGGTACCAGCAGATTCACttgcaaaggaaagcagatctACCACTTCATGGGGACTAGCACCTTCTCCGAGTATACTGTGGTGGCTGATATCTCGGTAGCCAAGATAGATGCTGCAGCACCTCTGGATAAAGTGTGCCTGCTGGGCTGTGGCATCTCCACTGGCTATGGGGCTGCTGTTAACACTGCCAAG GTAGAACCTGGTTCTACGTGTGCCGTCTTTGGCTTAGGAGGAGTTGGGCTGGCAGTTATTATGGGCTGTAAAATAGCTGGAGCATCCCGGATCATTGGCATCGACCTTAACAAGGATAAGTACACCAAAGCCAAAGAGTTTGGAGCTACTGAGTGCATTAGCCCTGAAGACTTCAAGAAGCCTGTACAAGAGGTGCTGGTGGAGATGACCGATGGTGGTGTTGACTACTCATTTGAGTGCATTGGTAATGTTGGAGTCATG AGGGCTGCCTTGGAAGCCTGCCACAAAGGCTGGGGAGTAAGTGTGATCGTTGGAGTAGCTGCTGCTGGTCAGGAGATCTCCACACGGCCATTCCAGCTCGTAACTGGGCGGACATGGAAAGGGACTGCGTTTGGAG gCTGGAAGAGCGTAGACAGTGTACCAAAACTGGTGACTGACTACATGTCCAAAAAGATCAAGGTTGATGAATTTGTGACTCACACCCTACCTTTTGACAAAATTAATGAGGCTTTTGAGCTGATGCATGCAGGAAAGAG